A stretch of the Mesorhizobium sp. Pch-S genome encodes the following:
- a CDS encoding alpha-2-macroglobulin family protein, translating into MASRAARFLPVLFFFLLASFGAAQGAETKRIVTTDNADYFGFDLRSEQNVTLDQCKTTCLGDSACRAFTYNTKAKWCFLKSDFNTMKPFVGAVGGKVVTIDSAPDIGAPAELAYFPAWMADQAQQYRNFLTGPGYTKPSDGLTTLEQEAEQAALSGDHRTAMQKYEAAASVMPDEAALWPKLAREILGTLAASSDNQSTLQSNATSAAYLGYKLSRTAAARAETLALLAAGLDRRDQYRPALQAYEASLALENSAAVRSEYEDLKARKGFRVVEHTVDADTSSPRICAQFSEELVKTGVDYAQFVTVGGAAPKAVEAKDKQICVEGLEHGQHYDVVFRAGIPAAIGEVTAAPVTLSIYVQDRSPSARFTGDSFVLPSGVRRGIPVVTVNMNAADMKLFRIGDRSLAQLLSGYQFLRQLDGYDLSNIKDQMGQPIWEGRMEIAGDLNKEVTTSFPVDEALPQRKPGVYILTAQPVDDKSDEYNSRATQWFVVSDIGLSTYTGQDGLNVFARSLGSARPIQGAELTLLARNNEILGTATTDGEGRAVFNPGLTRGEGGMVPAVLMAKQGDQDFVFLDMAKAGFDLSDRGVAGRAAPGALDVYAWTERGIYRVGEDVHVQALARDDASKAVENLPLTFIFTRPDGVEARRIVSDGASAGGHAVDLALESNAMRGTWTVSIHTDPKQAAVATHMFLVEDFVPDRIEFDLSADKTEIAQAETANVTVDGRFLYGAPAAGLALEGETTLSVTRDWDRFKGFAFGLADEQAAQPTVTPLADLPVVGDDGKATFPITIDQLPATTKLVNAKVTVRMRETGGRAVERSLNLAVRPQGDLIGIRADFENDEVPQGGTAKFSLIAVDRDGNRKALSGAQWSLVRVERNYQWYRNGGSWAYEAVNLTKAVANGKVDIAADGEATVSLPVDWGRYRLEVETADPDGPASSYEFDGGWYVSATSTETPDGLEIALDKDDYAVGDTARLKVSPHYAGELLVTIGADRLLKTFNVSIPKDGGTVDIPVTEDWGAGAYVTATLYRPGDAEQSRMPARAIGVKWLKIDPGTRKLGVALAPPAKMEPRQTLSVPVSVTGVAPGSDAYVMVAAVDVGILNLTNYKAPDPEDWFFGQRMMGLELRDLYGRLIDGSLGTTGKLRTGGDGNALQSQGSPPTEKLVAFFSGIVKLDAEGKAMVNFDLPQFNGTARVMAVAWTKEAVGHGVSDVIVRDPIVITAGLPRFLAPGDAATMRLDFANTDAPAGDYALAIETTGDITIGGEAVPAKLTLAEGKRQTLSVPLIGVSPSDATITVKLARDGGPSAEQTLFLPVRPAQLPVPVRLVVDLKNGASLRVDQQLLADSTLQGSSVSVGVSQSAALDVPSLILSLDRYPYGCAEQTTSRALPLLYMSEMSKGYGIPDDPGLHDRVQEAIYRVLSYQASGGSFGLWGPGSGDLWLDSYVTDFLTRAREAKYEVPAQAISQALSNLQNSLGYDQSVEDRGSQIAYALYVLARNKKASVGDLRYYADTKLEAFSSPMAVAQLAAALALYGDAQRSEATFQAALTLAKSTSNYDWYRSDYGSGLRDGAAMLALAAESKPVPSVVPELIKLVERQRAVQHWTSTQDNAWMLLAARALKNGNDTIKLTINGQPHSGAYSTEMTGETLLDSPLTVANAGKNGLQAVVTTVAAPAQPLPAGGEGFTIERTYYTLDGSEANVSEAKQNERYVVVLKVTELNDWPQRVLITDLLPAGFEIDNPGLVSSAQLSNFSWLAQTNAAHLEFRNDRFVAAFDPAAEDGDRTKTLAYVVRAVTPGVYAHPAASVEDMYRPQYSARTATGMMEVKAP; encoded by the coding sequence ATGGCATCGCGCGCGGCTCGGTTCCTGCCGGTTCTGTTCTTTTTCCTGCTAGCTTCGTTCGGCGCTGCACAAGGCGCCGAAACCAAGCGAATTGTAACGACGGACAACGCCGATTATTTCGGTTTCGACCTGCGTTCGGAGCAGAACGTCACACTCGATCAATGCAAGACGACCTGCCTCGGCGATTCGGCTTGTCGCGCCTTCACCTACAACACCAAGGCGAAATGGTGCTTCCTCAAATCCGACTTCAATACGATGAAACCGTTTGTCGGCGCGGTTGGCGGCAAGGTCGTCACCATCGACAGCGCCCCTGATATCGGCGCACCGGCCGAACTCGCCTATTTTCCGGCCTGGATGGCCGATCAGGCGCAGCAGTACCGCAATTTCCTGACCGGCCCCGGTTACACCAAGCCCAGCGATGGCCTGACGACCCTTGAACAGGAAGCCGAACAGGCAGCGCTGTCAGGCGACCATCGCACAGCGATGCAGAAATATGAGGCTGCAGCTTCCGTCATGCCGGACGAAGCGGCACTCTGGCCAAAGCTGGCGCGCGAGATCCTGGGCACGCTTGCAGCCTCCAGTGACAACCAGTCGACACTGCAATCCAATGCCACCTCTGCAGCCTATCTGGGCTACAAGCTGTCCCGCACCGCAGCCGCCCGGGCTGAGACCCTGGCGCTGCTCGCTGCCGGCCTCGACCGCCGCGATCAGTATCGTCCGGCGTTGCAGGCTTACGAGGCGAGCCTCGCGCTCGAGAATTCGGCGGCCGTCCGCTCCGAATATGAAGACCTCAAGGCGCGCAAGGGTTTCCGGGTCGTCGAACACACTGTCGATGCCGATACCTCCAGCCCGCGCATCTGCGCGCAGTTCTCCGAGGAGCTGGTCAAGACCGGCGTTGACTATGCGCAGTTCGTCACCGTCGGCGGCGCGGCTCCCAAGGCAGTCGAGGCCAAGGACAAGCAGATCTGCGTCGAAGGCCTGGAACACGGCCAGCATTATGATGTCGTCTTCCGTGCCGGTATCCCAGCCGCCATCGGCGAAGTGACCGCCGCCCCCGTCACGCTGTCGATCTATGTGCAGGATCGTTCGCCGTCCGCCCGCTTCACCGGCGACAGCTTCGTGCTGCCGTCGGGTGTGCGCCGCGGTATTCCGGTCGTCACCGTCAACATGAATGCCGCCGACATGAAGCTCTTCCGCATCGGCGACCGCTCGCTGGCGCAGCTTCTCTCAGGCTATCAGTTCCTGCGCCAGCTCGACGGCTATGATCTCTCCAACATCAAGGACCAGATGGGGCAGCCAATCTGGGAAGGCCGCATGGAGATCGCCGGCGACCTCAACAAAGAAGTGACCACGTCCTTCCCGGTCGATGAGGCTCTGCCGCAGCGCAAGCCCGGCGTCTACATCCTCACCGCGCAACCCGTGGACGACAAGAGCGACGAATACAATTCGCGCGCCACGCAATGGTTCGTCGTCTCCGACATCGGCCTTTCGACCTATACCGGCCAGGACGGCCTCAACGTCTTCGCCCGTTCGCTGGGCAGCGCCAGGCCGATCCAGGGCGCCGAACTGACCTTGCTTGCCCGCAACAACGAGATCCTCGGCACCGCCACCACGGACGGCGAAGGCCGCGCCGTCTTCAATCCGGGCCTGACCCGTGGCGAAGGCGGCATGGTGCCGGCCGTACTGATGGCCAAGCAGGGTGACCAGGACTTCGTCTTCCTCGACATGGCCAAGGCGGGTTTCGATCTTTCCGATCGTGGTGTTGCCGGCCGCGCCGCACCCGGTGCGCTCGACGTCTATGCCTGGACCGAACGCGGCATCTACCGGGTCGGCGAGGACGTGCACGTGCAGGCGCTCGCCCGTGACGACGCCTCGAAGGCGGTCGAGAACCTGCCGTTGACCTTTATCTTCACGCGTCCGGACGGTGTCGAGGCTCGCCGTATCGTCAGCGACGGCGCTTCGGCAGGCGGCCATGCCGTCGATCTGGCGCTGGAATCCAACGCCATGCGCGGCACCTGGACGGTATCGATCCATACCGATCCCAAGCAGGCTGCCGTGGCGACGCACATGTTCCTGGTCGAGGACTTCGTGCCGGACCGCATTGAGTTCGACCTCAGCGCTGACAAGACAGAGATCGCCCAGGCCGAGACGGCCAACGTCACCGTCGATGGCCGCTTCCTCTATGGCGCGCCGGCTGCCGGCCTGGCGCTCGAAGGCGAGACGACGCTGTCGGTGACGCGCGACTGGGACCGTTTCAAGGGCTTTGCCTTCGGTCTCGCCGACGAGCAGGCGGCGCAGCCGACGGTGACACCTTTGGCCGACCTGCCTGTGGTGGGCGACGATGGCAAGGCAACCTTCCCGATCACGATCGACCAGTTGCCGGCCACCACCAAACTGGTGAACGCCAAGGTCACGGTGCGGATGCGCGAAACCGGCGGCCGCGCCGTCGAGCGTTCGCTCAATCTCGCAGTGCGCCCGCAAGGCGACCTGATCGGTATCCGAGCCGATTTCGAAAACGATGAGGTGCCGCAGGGCGGTACTGCCAAGTTCAGCTTGATCGCCGTCGATCGCGATGGCAACCGCAAGGCGCTTTCCGGCGCGCAATGGTCGCTGGTCAGGGTCGAGCGCAACTATCAATGGTACCGCAATGGCGGCTCCTGGGCCTACGAAGCGGTGAACCTCACCAAGGCGGTTGCCAACGGCAAGGTCGATATCGCCGCCGACGGCGAAGCGACGGTTTCGCTGCCTGTCGATTGGGGACGTTACCGGCTGGAGGTCGAAACAGCCGACCCGGACGGCCCCGCCTCGTCCTACGAGTTCGACGGCGGCTGGTACGTCAGCGCCACCTCGACCGAGACACCGGACGGACTGGAGATCGCTCTCGACAAGGACGACTATGCCGTCGGTGACACAGCCAGGCTGAAAGTGTCGCCACATTATGCAGGCGAATTGCTGGTGACGATCGGCGCAGACCGCCTGCTGAAGACCTTCAACGTCAGCATTCCCAAGGATGGCGGCACCGTGGACATCCCGGTCACCGAGGATTGGGGTGCCGGCGCCTATGTCACGGCCACCCTCTACAGGCCGGGTGACGCCGAGCAGAGCCGCATGCCGGCCCGCGCCATCGGCGTGAAATGGCTGAAGATCGATCCGGGCACCAGGAAACTCGGCGTCGCGCTTGCGCCGCCCGCCAAGATGGAACCACGGCAGACGCTTTCGGTGCCTGTTTCGGTGACCGGGGTTGCACCCGGCAGCGACGCCTACGTCATGGTGGCCGCCGTCGACGTCGGCATCCTCAACCTAACCAACTACAAGGCGCCGGACCCCGAAGACTGGTTCTTCGGCCAGCGCATGATGGGGCTGGAACTGCGCGACCTCTACGGCCGCCTCATCGATGGCTCGCTCGGCACAACCGGCAAGCTGCGCACCGGCGGCGACGGCAACGCCCTGCAGAGCCAAGGCAGTCCACCGACCGAAAAGCTGGTCGCCTTCTTCTCCGGCATTGTCAAACTGGATGCCGAAGGCAAGGCAATGGTCAATTTCGACCTGCCGCAGTTCAATGGCACCGCGCGCGTCATGGCCGTGGCCTGGACCAAGGAAGCCGTCGGCCATGGGGTAAGCGACGTGATCGTGCGCGATCCCATCGTCATCACCGCCGGCCTGCCACGTTTTCTGGCACCCGGTGATGCCGCAACCATGCGGCTCGATTTCGCCAACACGGATGCTCCGGCCGGTGACTATGCGCTTGCCATCGAGACCACCGGCGACATCACCATCGGCGGCGAGGCGGTGCCGGCCAAGCTGACCTTGGCCGAGGGCAAGCGGCAGACGCTGAGTGTTCCCTTGATCGGCGTTTCACCGAGCGATGCGACGATTACGGTGAAATTGGCCAGGGATGGCGGTCCTTCGGCGGAACAGACATTGTTCCTGCCCGTTCGTCCGGCCCAGCTCCCGGTTCCAGTCCGCCTCGTCGTGGACCTGAAGAATGGTGCGTCGCTGCGTGTGGATCAGCAACTCCTGGCGGACAGCACGCTGCAGGGCTCGTCCGTCAGCGTCGGCGTATCGCAATCGGCCGCGCTCGACGTGCCTTCGCTGATCCTGTCGCTCGATCGCTATCCTTATGGTTGCGCCGAACAGACCACCAGCCGCGCCTTGCCCCTGCTCTACATGAGCGAAATGTCGAAGGGTTACGGCATCCCCGATGATCCGGGCCTGCATGACCGGGTGCAGGAAGCGATCTACAGGGTGTTGAGCTACCAGGCTTCCGGCGGCAGCTTCGGCCTGTGGGGACCTGGCTCCGGCGACCTTTGGCTGGATTCCTATGTCACCGACTTCCTGACAAGGGCGCGCGAAGCCAAGTACGAAGTGCCAGCCCAGGCGATTTCGCAGGCATTGAGCAACCTGCAGAATTCGCTCGGCTACGATCAGAGCGTCGAGGACCGTGGCTCGCAGATCGCTTACGCGCTGTATGTCCTGGCCCGCAACAAGAAGGCTTCGGTCGGAGACCTGCGTTATTATGCCGACACCAAGCTGGAAGCTTTCTCCAGCCCGATGGCGGTGGCGCAGCTGGCCGCGGCCCTGGCGCTCTATGGCGATGCGCAGCGTTCGGAAGCAACGTTCCAGGCCGCCCTGACCCTGGCCAAGAGCACCAGCAACTATGACTGGTACCGTTCCGACTATGGCTCGGGACTGCGCGATGGAGCGGCAATGCTGGCGCTTGCCGCCGAATCCAAGCCGGTGCCGTCGGTGGTGCCGGAATTGATCAAGCTGGTCGAAAGGCAGCGTGCCGTACAGCATTGGACGAGCACCCAGGACAATGCCTGGATGCTGCTGGCCGCTCGCGCACTGAAGAATGGTAACGACACCATCAAGCTCACCATCAACGGTCAGCCGCACAGCGGTGCCTATTCGACCGAAATGACCGGAGAGACCCTGCTGGACAGCCCGTTGACCGTCGCCAATGCCGGCAAGAACGGCCTGCAGGCGGTCGTCACCACGGTTGCCGCGCCGGCACAGCCGCTGCCGGCGGGCGGCGAAGGCTTCACCATCGAACGCACCTACTACACGCTCGACGGCAGCGAGGCGAATGTCAGCGAGGCAAAGCAGAACGAACGCTATGTCGTGGTTCTCAAGGTGACGGAGCTGAACGACTGGCCACAGCGCGTGCTGATCACCGACCTGTTGCCGGCAGGCTTCGAGATCGACAATCCAGGTCTCGTTTCCTCGGCCCAGCTTTCCAACTTCTCCTGGCTGGCGCAGACCAATGCCGCGCATCTCGAATTCCGCAACGACCGTTTCGTTGCCGCTTTCGATCCCGCTGCCGAGGATGGCGACCGCACCAAGACCCTCGCCTATGTGGTGCGGGCGGTGACGCCCGGCGTCTATGCGCATCCGGCAGCCAGTGTCGAGGACATGTACCGGCCGCAATATTCGGCGCGCACGGCCACGGGCATGATGGAGGTGAAGGCGCCGTAA